A single region of the Vicia villosa cultivar HV-30 ecotype Madison, WI linkage group LG4, Vvil1.0, whole genome shotgun sequence genome encodes:
- the LOC131598747 gene encoding chlorophyllase-1-like, producing the protein MALRGKPLLATNNTNLGTDVFQVGNISWKQFNVKTSPKPVLVFAPTVEGTYPVILFCHGYAISNRYYSKLLGHIASHGFIVVAPQLFTLNMPMLGVCEVKFAEKVASWIAKGLQPKINENIQQNVKAKLDTLVLAGHSKGGKTVFALAIDQAKTNLKFSALIGIDPVAGPGKGILTGQAQSFNINMPVLVIGTGLGPEPSNCSPVSCAPEGRNYVEFFNESKPPCALFVTKDYGHMDMLDEDTQGLRSRLLKCMCKNGIGPKDLMIRTLGGLVVAFLKDYLYNQKKDFQAILDDPNLAPAKLEDPDFYP; encoded by the exons ATGGCATTGAGAGGCAAACCATTATTAGCCACCAACAACACCAACCTAGGCACAGATGTTTTCCAAGTTGGAAACATTAGTTGGAAGCAATTCAATGTTAAGACATCCCCAAAACCAGTGTTGGTGTTTGCACCAACCGTAGAAGGAACATATCCTGTCATATTGTTCTGCCATGGTTATGCCATTTCTAATAGATACTACTCTAAGCTATTAGGCCATATAGCTTCTCATGGATTCATTGTTGTTGCTCCTCAATTG TTTACCTTGAACATGCCTATGCTTGGAGTATGTGAAGTAAAATTTGCAGAAAAAGTTGCTAGTTGGATAGCCAAGGGACTTCAACCTAAGATCAATGAAAACattcaacaaaatgttaaagCAAAATTGGACACATTGGTTCTAGCTGGTCATAGTAAAGGTGGAAAAACAGTCTTTGCCCTAGCAATAGATCAAGCAAAAACCAACCTCAAATTTTCAGCCCTAATTGGAATAGATCCAGTGGCAGGCCCAGGTAAGGGCATTTTAACGGGCCAGGCCCAATCCTTCAACATAAACATGCCCGTTCTGGTGATTGGAACTGGGCTCGGTCCAGAACCTTCTAATTGCTCTCCTGTATCATGTGCTCCTGAGGGGAGGAATTATGTGGAATTTTTCAATGAGAGTAAACCACCTTGTGCACTTTTTGTGACTAAGGATTATGGTCATATGGATATGTTGGATGAAGACACACAAGGATTAAGAAGTAGACTTTTGAAGTGTATGTGTAAGAATGGAATTGGGCCTAAGGATTTGATGATAAGGACTTTGGGTGGGTTAGTTGTTGCATTTTTGAAGGATTATTTGTATAACCAAAAGAAAGATTTTCAAGCTATTTTGGATGATCCAAATCTTGCTCCTGCCAAGCTTGAAGACCCTGATTTTTATCCATGA